A stretch of the Corylus avellana chromosome ca6, CavTom2PMs-1.0 genome encodes the following:
- the LOC132183888 gene encoding ras-related protein RABC1-like isoform X1 has product MRSSTERIQNFRHWKPMHQTGQERFRTLTSSYYRGAQGVIMVYDVTRRETFTNLSDIWAKEIDLYSTNQDCIKMLVGNKVDKESERVVSKKEGIDFAREYGCLFLECSAKTRVNVEQCFEELVLKILDTPSLLTESSAGVKKNIFEEKPPQSAESTSSCCSW; this is encoded by the exons ATGAGAAGTTCAACTGAAAGAATACAAAATTTTCGACATTGGAAGCCTATGCATCAAA CTGGACAAGAAAGATTTAGAACACTAACTAGCTCATATTACAGAGGAGCTCAAGGGGTAATAATGG TATATGATGTAACACGGCGTGAAACTTTTACAAATCTGTCTGATATATGGGCTAAAGAAATTGACTTGTACTCAACAAATCAAGATTGCATCAAGATGCTTGTTGGCAACAAAGTCGATAAG GAAAGTGAAAGGGTTGTCAGCAAAAAAGAGGGTATTGACTTTGCTAGAGAATACGGATGTCTTTTTTTAGAATGTAGTGCAAAAACTAGAGTCAATGTGGAGCAATGCTTCGAGGAGCTCGTGTTAAAG ATTTTGGATACACCTAGTCTCTTAACTGAGAGCTCAGCCGGGGTGAAGAAGAACATCTTCGAAGAAAAACCTCCACAATCTGCTGAGTCCACCAGTAGCTGTTGCTCTTGGTGA
- the LOC132183888 gene encoding ras-related protein RABC1-like isoform X2, whose protein sequence is MRSSTERIQNFRHWKPMHQTGQERFRTLTSSYYRGAQGVIMVYDVTRRETFTNLSDIWAKEIDLYSTNQDCIKMLVGNKVDKESERVVSKKEGIDFAREYGCLFLECSAKTRVNVEQCFEELVLKGTMLIGRFWIHLVS, encoded by the exons ATGAGAAGTTCAACTGAAAGAATACAAAATTTTCGACATTGGAAGCCTATGCATCAAA CTGGACAAGAAAGATTTAGAACACTAACTAGCTCATATTACAGAGGAGCTCAAGGGGTAATAATGG TATATGATGTAACACGGCGTGAAACTTTTACAAATCTGTCTGATATATGGGCTAAAGAAATTGACTTGTACTCAACAAATCAAGATTGCATCAAGATGCTTGTTGGCAACAAAGTCGATAAG GAAAGTGAAAGGGTTGTCAGCAAAAAAGAGGGTATTGACTTTGCTAGAGAATACGGATGTCTTTTTTTAGAATGTAGTGCAAAAACTAGAGTCAATGTGGAGCAATGCTTCGAGGAGCTCGTGTTAAAG GGTACCATGTTGATCGGCAGATTTTGGATACACCTAGTCTCTTAA
- the LOC132183960 gene encoding uncharacterized protein LOC132183960 has translation MDRKQEDMQFLGLFGIFQEAYKIIFSWRKKLFTQITLTLILPLSFINLAHTEISKLLFPNINHNQISSDEATPKYNQLSDFSITFWLFEAAYLTFALIFSLLSIAAVVYTIACSYTGREVTFEKVMSVVPKIWKRLMLTCLSTFAAVFAYTIVAVILTLIFIAVVYFFVSTNFVVPVLIVLGILFAAGFVYMVIVLQLANVATVLEDAHGFHALSKSKALIKGKMGLSTIIVLMFNISGWLIQVAFQKHVVDGGESLGLVNRVAIGIICLLLLLKLNLFGLAIQTVLYLVCKSYHHENIDKSALSDHLEAYPGGYVPLKTKDVQFVEFNV, from the coding sequence ATGGATAGGAAGCAGGAAGATATGCAATTTCTTGGCCTCTTTGGTATCTTCCAAGAGGCGTACAAGATCATTTTCTCATGGAGGAAGAAGTTGTTCACCCAGATCACCCTCACCTTAATCCTCCCTCTATCTTTCATCAACTTGGCTCACACAGAAATATCCAAGCTCCTCTTCCCAAACATCAATCACAACCAAATATCCTCTGATGAAGCCACTCCTAAATACAACCAGCTCTCAGACTTCTCCATAACCTTTTGGCTCTTCGAGGCTGCATACTTAACCTTCGCCCTCATCTTCTCCCTCCTCTCCATCGCCGCCGTGGTTTACACCATTGCATGTAGTTACACCGGCCGTGAAGTAACCTTCGAGAAGGTTATGAGCGTCGTCCCCAAGATCTGGAAGCGGCTTATGCTCACCTGCCTCTCTACTTTCGCCGCCGTCTTCGCTTACACCATAGTGGCAGTAATTTTGACGTTGATCTTCATTGCAGTGGTATATTTCTTTGTGTCAACCAATTTCGTTGTTCCCGTGCTTATTGTTCTGGGGATCTTGTTCGCTGCGGGGTTTGTTTACATGGTCATTGTTTTGCAATTGGCGAACGTTGCGACTGTGTTGGAAGACGCACATGGGTTTCATGCGCTGTCGAAGAGCAAGGCACTGATAAAGGGAAAGATGGGGCTGTCAACGATTATAGTTTTGATGTTCAACATCTCTGGTTGGCTCATACAAGTGGCATTTCAGAAACACGTTGTTGACGGCGGTGAGTCACTGGGTTTGGTCAACAGGGTTGCCATTGGGATTATATGTTTGTTGTTGCTTTTAAAGTTGAATCTCTTCGGGCTTGCGATTCAGACGGTGCTCTATCTCGTTTGCAAATCCTACCACCATGAAAATATCGACAAGTCGGCGCTTTCGGATCACCTTGAAGCTTATCCAGGAGGATATGTTCCTTTGAAGACCAAGGATGTTCAGTTTGTGGAATTTAATGTTTGA
- the LOC132184521 gene encoding caffeic acid 3-O-methyltransferase-like, whose product MGSTEKQFDDDQPSNKRSEDDDACLYAMHLSTSYVFHMVLKAAVELNLFDIIARAAASPAAADAYMSTSKIASQLPTRNPNAPSLLDRMLRLLASYSLLTCFVHTDKDGNDERLYGLAPAGKFYVQNEDGNSLASMPLFSHHPAAAEVRLHLKDAVLEEGNTFEKVHGRSIFQYMNADPTFNKVFSKAMADISGITMKRMLETYKGFEGLSSLVDVAGGTGATLNMIISKYPSIKGINFDLPHVIQHAPSYPGIDNVAGDMFASVPKGDAIMMKATCHNWSDGHCIKILNNCNKALQQNGRVIIIDYVMPEAPESSDAAKYVSSLDNVMLVNLGGKERTEKEFEALSKSSGFSGFRLICRAYNVFGVMELYK is encoded by the exons ATGGGTTCAACGGAGAAGCAGTTCGATGATGATCAGCCATCCAATAAGAGATCAGAAGACGACGATGCATGTCTCTATGCCATGCACCTGTCCACCTCTTACGTTTTCCACATGGTATTGAAAGCTGCCGTGGAGCTCAACCTGTTCGACATCATTGCTCGGGCGGCTGCAAGCCCCGCCGCCGCCGATGCTTACATGTCGACCTCTAAGATTGCTTCTCAGCTTCCCACAAGAAACCCTAACGCCCCTTCTCTGCTTGATCGCATGCTTCGTTTACTTGCAAGCTACTCACTTCTTACTTGCTTTGTGCACACCGACAAAGATGGAAATGATGAGAGACTCTATGGACTCGCACCCGCTGGCAAATTCTATGTTCAAAATGAAGATGGAAACTCTCTAGCTTCCATGCCACTATTTTCTCATCACCCAGCCGCTGCGGAGGTACG GCTTCATCTTAAGGATGCTGTTCTTGAAGAAGGCAATACATTCGAGAAGGTCCATGGGAGATCCATCTTCCAATACATGAACGCTGATCCAACATTTAATAAAGTTTTTAGCAAGGCTATGGCTGATATCTCTGGAATAACCATGAAAAGAATGCTTGAGACATACAAAGGATTTGAGGGATTATCATCGCTGGTTGATGTTGCTGGTGGCACTGGAGCAACCCTCAACATGATCATTTCTAAGTACCCTTCCATTAAAGGCATCAACTTTGATTTGCCTCATGTGATACAACATGCACCATCTTATCCAG GTATTGATAATGTTGCAGGAGATATGTTTGCAAGTGTTCCAAAAGGTGACGCCATTATGATGAAG GCTACATGTCACAACTGGAGTGATGGACATTGcataaaaattttgaacaacTGCAATAAAGCACTGCAACAAAATGGAAGAGTGATTATCATTGACTATGTAATGCCAGAGGCACCTGAGTCAAGTGATGCTGCGAAGTATGTTTCTTCCCTTGATAATGTCATGCTTGTTAACCTTGGAGGGAAGGAAAGAACTGAGAAGGAGTTCGAGGCCTTGAGCAAGAGTTCGGGATTTTCGGGGTTTCGTCTTATCTGTCGTGCTTACAATGTTTTTGGAGTTATGGAACTTTACAAATAA